The genomic region CCTAAAGAATCACCCGAAATACGCCGTCTACGCGATCGACGAAACCGATTTGGTAACGTTCCTCGACCAAACGATGCCGCTACTTGCCGGCGAGGGCATACACGTTGGCGTAAACTGGTCGGGGGAACGCCTCACTGGCTACAACCTACCGGTTGATGATGTGCTCACCAACATCGCATACTGGCAGGAGAAGGTTGCGACTGCTGATTGACCGTGTCCGCTAACATGGTTTTTACGCTAGGCCTTCGGCA from Neorhodopirellula lusitana harbors:
- a CDS encoding DUF2750 domain-containing protein, with product MLASASQAAKFYEQVVRDGCVFTFVNDGGMLVYPVQAIEVVPFWSSRSRMLTVLKNHPKYAVYAIDETDLVTFLDQTMPLLAGEGIHVGVNWSGERLTGYNLPVDDVLTNIAYWQEKVATAD